The sequence GTGTTAAATGGGAGCAGAGGGATATAACTATATTTACCTTCTGATCTCCTTGGATCATCTGTAAATCCCTCAGGGACTTCTCCAGCTTGGACTTCTCGTCAAGGGCAGCAGTAGCCTGCAATACATTGAAAATTTAAAACctcagaaatgtattttaactGAAAACATAATAAGCATGGGATTCttatttagatattttaaaatatgtaacgAACATTAAGCATCCAAGATTACAGGCAACTTACCTGTGTTTCTATGGTCTTGAGCCTGGtcttcaatttttcattttcttcttggaGATGAGCAACTGTCTTTGGGTTAAAGAACAAGAAATGTTTGTGAACACCCTGGCACCATTTCagattttgcaaatatttcagggaagaaaatacaCTTCATaacttaagaaaataaaagtgatcCTAAATGCTTATAAAAATGGCCTCCACAAGAAGTCAgtaattcattaatttattgTGGTTTTTTGCCTCAGTGAGAAAGCAATTTAAGTCTTCAATTCTACTGTAACATATACAGCTGTTCACCTAAACACATGCTTTACTGCATTGAGATTATTGAGATCAGTATCTTGTTTGTAACAAGATTCATGATTAAAAATTGCATGTTTAGGGATGCAAATCACATTGTTGCTTATAATTCATATTTTCAATCAACAGGTAAGGAAGAATTTATCTGCAGTTCCTTTTCAAAAGAGACAAATACCAGGTTACTGCATCTCCTgttctgtgtcacaggaaataCCCATGTTTCATCAGAGTAAATTCATCACATGAACTTTgaatgattttggggaaaaaaagataacaGATGTACATATTCAAGAAAAACTGTtatgattttgaaattatttttggaagaaaactacATTAACCTATAAGCAAAACAAGCCTGAATTCTTTGAATGCTTTAATTATTGCAGTGAATAACAACAACTTGAGACAGACATTGTACTCAACACATCATTTGGGAATGCAggacagaagacagaaaataaaactccttGATAATTATCTTGACTTTCAAAAACTTAAAAGGGTACTGTAAAAAGTATGACATTTTAGAAAAGTGTAGGTGAATAAAATGAGTACAATACCTAATAAAAATTATTGATAGGATTAAGTACTAGAAAGTGTTTCataattctgaaaatgtttaGCAAGTGAGAAATCAAATGTTTTCAAACCCAGTAAATTTCAAATTCCTTAAGTGCCTGTTTCTTCAGGAGGAATTTAACCAACttacaaaacaaaagagaatgGATGTAATGAGATTGACTTGAGGTGATACAGAAGATGTTCAATAACCTGGTAATTTCAGCCAGCtgcatattttaatttacttcttTGTTGAAGTACCAGCTAGCTGTATGGAACTAATTTACTATTTTACTccatgaaatggaaaaataaattactacaAAGACCAAAATGTTTTTGCAAAAGAAGGGTTGATACTGAGATACATGTTAGAGATCGCACAATAAATTTCTGATGCTTACAATGTTTATTAATTTaccagtattttattttacattctgGGATATATTACTGTGATGTCTATATAGTGACAGACACATTATACAGATATTACTGTACAGTTATTCAGTTCATTTGCATAAGCAGAATGGTCATTGACCACAACTGCCTGAACAGTCAAGTTCTTACCTTGTTTAGCAGCTCTGATCCACCTTCATTTAATGGAGCAAGTTTTGGTTTAATGGGATCTGCAGTGGACTAAAGAAATaataaaggtgaaaaaaattaattatgcaTATTTCTAGGGGGAAGAAAAGTACTCTTTTAGCCTGTAGAATAACTACTGATAGTCAATTCAGCTTTCTTTTGCAAAGCAAATGAACAGccttttatttcaaattcattttttaCTGCTTCCTTGGCTCTAAGTTATGGACTTCACTTTGAGCTTAAGTTAAACAAAGATACTGCACAGAGACATAAAAGTATAGCAAATGTGGTTTGACAGAAGACTGACAATCCTGCagcaaccaaaagaaaaaagaagcaagGAGAACATAATATTTGAGTGATTGTAAGAGTTAAAAGTATTTACAAAGctccaaataattttctcatttaaggtattaaaaataacatgtattttatatatataaatacaatataacatatataaatacaccTTTAATAAGGTTTGCAGCCATATTCATGCAAGACAAAATAGAGTGATATCTGTACTGTGCAATCTTCTCAGCTCTTGGGTCCATTTTGGCACAAGTGAATGTCCCAGTCTCAGCCCAGGTGCCAAGGGAAGGGAACCCAGGAGCAGATGCTTCAACACATCCTTGGTCTGGCAGACCTTGGGATGAGGTGTGTGAGACacaccccagcagtgcagaacaGGCACTCTGGAAACAGCCAAGACACTTCAGAGGGAGTCTTGGTGCCAAAAtgcaaaatgtgaatttttggaGAGTTTCAAAGactgttttgtaaaaaaaaatgggggtttttggttttctcCTGAGCACAAAGAGTCAGTACTAAGCATTTTAAACATCTGTCATGACTCCACATGACATTTGATTATgattgattaaaataaaattctaccTTTTTGTTTGAAGAGGTATATTCTGACTTTTCAAACTCAGCAACCTGGTCCAATAattctcttggaaaaaaaaaaaaaataaagagacatTTATTtaccaaagaaaaaatataaggAGGCATTTCTTTACTAAGAGCTACACTAAGAAACACATTTTACCAGGCTGCTGCTATGCTTTTTCTTATATGTAAAATTCTTGTCAGAAGTACAGGATGAAGCCCTACTCCAATACCATAAATGCAATAGATCATGTCATGCAATGGCATGATACATGCATTACAATAGATTTAGCAtccttaattaaaatataatctaACCAGACAATAAAAGATTTTAATTGAGTCCAGTCACCTGCTCCTAAATGATTAATTCCAGTAAGAATATTACTAATAAGACATCTTGCTcacaattttgaaattattttgtatctTGCTACTTTATAGATGGAAACATTGAAGCTAACCTATCACTGATACAATAGTAAAAGAATAGGTTTCTATGGTTAGGAAAAGAATGCAAATAGTCAACACTTTGATGTTTTCTTATTGTTGCAAGTATAGTCCAAGAGCTGTTACCGATTCTCCAAGTCAGAGACGTCTGTCTGTAACTTCAGGTACCATTTCTCAGCCTGTGAGAAGAGCTGCCTCAGAAGTAAAACGTTGGTGTAAGTTGTGTTGATGAGCTCTGACTCCACTTCGCTGTGTACGACACTCTGCAGCCCATCCAGCATGTCTATCACCTCATCAACTGTGAAGGTCTCTTCAACCAGTCTAAACAGAGAGGTCAAGAAGAGTCAGGTGTGATAAAGGTAACAATTCTGCCTTGTTCTGAGATCTCACTACACTGGTACCACTCATATAATGCAATGTTTCCTAAAAACTTCCACTGTCAGTCATTATTAGATGACCACAGCATTACTAATtggttattttatttgaattttctctttaaatcaGTAAAATCACAAATATTAATTCAGCTACAGCCTTGCAGTGAATTTACATATCAGAAGCAAGATATGAAGCAATGTCATGATGTCAATATCTCTGTCAATTCCTAAGAATTTGACGAGCTTGGGTTTAAAAGCATTTGACTTGTAACCTCTGGAAAATACAAgaacacaaaaacccaaatGGAGAAAATTCACCCCATAATGTATTCAAGTCTGGCAACTGCTGCTaggatattttgttttattcttgcTCAGCACCACCCCACCCAGCACCTGCTGTCCTTGAGGTCCTGGAAACAAGAATCCACTGTTTTGAGACACATGCCACGCTTGAAGCGAGCGAAGCGCATGTAGCTGACCACTTCATTCTGGTGGTGCTCATTAacgcccagctctgcctgcaggggaGGATACAAGCACAAACATAAGGAAAAATGAGCATAATCACTGTGAACATTTGCCTTCTGACTAGTTCCTGTGACTGCTTTTAAAGGATTAGCATGCAAACCAGCATGTTGAGAAACAACCATATTTTAGTATATCAAGTCCCTATGCACCTCTCATAAGTGGGTGAGAAAGCTCCAGCACTTGGAAGCAAGCTCAAGTAACCTCCAAAAAGTCATACAAAATTAGAGACAGAGGCAATCAGAGAATCATAACCAGAAGGATTGTACAGGAGAGGAAAGTCTTGGATAAATATATCTTAGTATTACATTACACATGCATAATGTAGCTGAATGATGTATCTTTCATAGACGTACTAACAAAAGCCCAGAGGAAAGTATGttatatttgttattttttatgtaAACTCTTGAGACTTCTCACAGAATCAGTGAATGcttgtgttggaagggatcttaaagactGTCTAGttcccactccctgccacaggcagggatacctcccactagaccaggttactcagagctccatccaacctggctttgaacgctgccagggatggggcatccataatttctctggacaacctgtttcagtgcctcaccacccccacaataaagattttctttagtatatctaatctaaacctactctctttcaatTAGTGCCCATTACTCCCTGTCCTATCACTGCAGTTCCTGATGAAGAGTCCCTCCCTGGCTTCCCCGTGGCCCCCCTCCAGTTACTGGAAGGTTGCTATGAGGTCGCtccacaaccttctcttctccaggctgaacagccccaacttGTCTGTTTTCACAGGGGAAGTGCTCCAGTGCTCTTGTCAGCCTCATGCTcttcctctggacttgctccaacacctccatgtccttcctaagCTGGAAACACCAGAACTGTATGCAGCACTCCAGATGGAGTCTCATGAGAGCAGAGGGGGAAATCacttccctcaacctgctgcccatgctggtTTTGATGAAGAAGGAGATCTTAAGTGATAATCTGAATTTGTTTCTCAAcagccctaaaccaggacacccaGAAACAAATATTGCCAGGGCAAATAAAGAAGGAAGTAATTTTAGAGCTGGCTAAGTAGCCCTTTTATGTGTGCTTCTATTTCAAAGGATTATTGGCATGGGCAACCACACCAGAACTACACAGCTCATGCAGGCAGCATGAGTGACAAGGAGGCACAACAGGGCACGAGTGGGAGTTTGTCACCACAGTCCCTGGAGAGCTGATGCAAAGGCAGGTCCATTTCATTTACTCCAATGTACTTTGTTAGCTTGGCTGATGTTGGGGAGAGCCAGCAATGTACTAACTCAGACAAAACAGTTCATCTCATCACCTCGTCCTTAGGGAAGCTCCAGTGACAATGCTATCCTGGGATACTTGGATGAACAATCAATACTTGTTGGggtctctagctggtcagagcGACCTTGAAAGaagttagaaagtctcttttcccagcccagcgcttgaagaaggagtcagagctcttcatttcttggtctcaaggttgtttattgcatcttatctataaaattctttctcctgtcctgccgaggtctgctcagcaagacagaggcactctgcctgcccctggggtggtattatgtctttatactaaaaactacatatacaATGTTTACAGTTACTTTCTAATActtatcacctatgttagacagtgagcttctactctaaactaatctaaaagtgccaacatcacagcagaagatggaggccaagaagaagaagaagaaaggctggacatgcctAGTTGCCTCCATGTTGCCCCTCTGAATCTCcattcaaaaaaccccaaaatctactttttcaccctgtgataaattcattatcattctacttaactgtcgtggcttgcagatcttcatctaaggttggtaacttgctccacaggtcataatcaaaaccacaggcatcttgagctctgtgccagggtctctgagccccctggcaggggtcttggctgctcaggacagccagagggatgtcctgggtcctgacaaacactctggaaaCTGAGTGCAGCCGAGGAAGCAGCACTAAATAAAACCAGCTCTTGCAGTGTGGCTGCAAGACCGATGTTGCCCACCAAGTCCCACATTTTGCAGATGAGGGATCATACAGAAAACTAAATTAATGTCGTCTTTGCTGTTGTTGGAGGGTTTAGTTGAAAGCTTGTATTCATTACAGACAGAAACGAAATTATACTAGTAAATAAACTCATAAGCACAGGCCACTAGTGACCAGCCACGCTGATACGCAGATAAGCCACCTGGCCACCGGATCCCGCACAAACCCCAAGCCCTGGGAGACTGCACGGATGGCAGGGATGCCCGGGAGGGCAGGTGGCGGCCGCAGCTGCCCCGAGCGGCTCCCGCATGACGACAGGCCGcacccctgcccctgctgcGGGCCGGCCGCCCGGGGCGGAGCGCCTCGGTGCCGGGACACCGGGATGAAGCGGGAATGAAGCGGGAATGCCGGGCGGGCCCCTCCCGCTACTCACCATGGCGGCCGCTCCGCCGGCGCTCGGACGGCTGCGGGCCCAGCGTTGCCATGGAGACCGAAGCCTCGCGAGCGCCCACGGCGAGCTCCGATTGGCGGCGGCTCGCCCACGTGACCCGCGTGCCGCCGTGCCAGCTAAAgcagatgttttattttgttttattttttaactttacCTTTGTATTTCCTACGCTCTCAGGTGCAGTTTGGAAAACTGTGCTGTGTAGCAGTGAGAAATCTGGAAAACTGTACTGTGTAGCAGTGAGTTGCTGAAGCGGTAGGGGCAGTTAGGCGCGATGggaaatatcacagaatcacagaatcacagaatttctaggttggaagagacctttaagatcatcgagtccaacccatgttctaatacctcaactagatcatggcaccaagtgccacatccagtctttttttaaacacatcgagggatggtgactccaccacctccctgggtagatgattccagcatttgaccactctttctgtaaaatacttcctccttaattctagcctgtatctcccttggcgcagcttgagactgtgtcctcttgttctatctgttgttgcctggagaaagagaccgacccccagctcaccacagccacccttcaggaagttgaagagagtgataaggtcacccctgagtctccttttctccaggctgaacaaccccagctccctcagtcgttcttcatacggcttgtgttccaagccccccaccagcctcgttgctctgctttggacacgctcaagcatctcaacgtccctcctaaagtgaggggcccagaactggacgcaATACTcaaggtgaggcctcaccagtgccgagtacaggggaagaatgacctccctgctcctgctggccacaccattcctgatactggccaggatgcccttggccttcttggccacctgggcacactgctggctcatgttcagccgactgtcaaccagcacccccaggtccctttccacctgagcactgttctgccacactgtccccagcttATATCCCCTGTTTATTTACACCacctaagattttttttcccccaaaggcTTTTTCACTAAACACGGATTTTTGGAAAGCATTAGCATgtcagcaggacagctcagaaccatagaatggtttgggttgacaggaccttaaagatcatctagctcCACCCCcgtggcatgggcagggacacctttcactagagcaggttgctcaaaaCCTCATCTAGCTTTGAACACTCCCAGGATTGGGGCATCTGCAACTTTTCTGAGCAACCCGTTCCAatgcctcatcaccctcacagtgaagaatatTTTCCTAATAACTAATCTAAactttctttcagtttgaactCATTctcccttgttctgtcactacaAGAACTTGTAgactcccttcaggtactggaaagcCATAATTAGGgaaccccaaagccttctccaggctgagtaaaccaaattctctcagcctttcctcataggagaggtgcctcatccctctgatcatcttggtgGTCCTCCTCTGAACTtactccaacaggtccatgcccttcctgtgctggagacagtactccaggtggggtAATTGGCACCAGAGTCTTTCACCTGGATCACCCAAAAAGTttacaaaatgcagaaaaataaccTGGCATCCATCAGCTGAGTGTATGGAAAAAGTCTAACCCATTGAGGTGGCCCAGCTGCATTGAACCCTGATTGCACCCAAGGAGAAGACAAAAGTAATGTTGACAGAGCTTGGGACTTTCCAGTGTAAGTAAAAGGAGTAATTAAACACTGAAGTTATGGATTTTGTACATTAATTCTTCAAGGCCTGCAGAAGGAGACCAGATCTGTCACAGCAGAGATACAATATTAGTGAGCCACAGACAGAGGAAATGTTGATCATTGAATCAGTCCCATTACAAACAGGAAGAAGGGATGTAATGGCCTTCTCCCATGACACCAGTGGACTCTTCAAAAACTGGTATAAACTTCCATATCTGGACAAGTGGTGAAAGCAGAGCACTGGAATGACACAGCTAAATGATGAACAGACCAGGAAGCAGCAAGCTGAGAAAAGGCTGTTTGGAAAACCCACAGGCAGGAGGGCTGCTGCACTTGGGCAGCTGCTCCATACAGGCACTTTCTGAAACAGAGCAGCCCCAAGGGAAAACTGCCCTTCTTCCATAGTTTGAGAGGGAAACATGGGATCCATTGCAATTTCCATTCCTCAACGTTGTATTTGTCTTACTGACTACAGCCTGCAGTGTATTCCCATTAACTAATGGCCCTAAAAGCAGCAGTGACCAATTTAGGATTAATGGGCCATTTTGAGTAGGCAGCTCTATTGGTGGCAAATCtaacttaatttttatttacttcagaCACAATCAGGAAGAAGTGACAAAATTTCATCAAAATCGTTTGGATCAACTCTTGAGACAGATAAAGTCTGATCCCTTCCAAATCTCTTTCAGTAAACACAAGGCACAGGTGGAGTCTACATTCAAGACTCCACACAAGATTCAGGACATGTTTACAGGAGACTCAGGACATATTTACAGGAGACCCTGGAGCATGCCCTCAGGGAAGGGCATCCAGGTCTGTCCTCATAACTGAGAACATCCATGTGGCAATCAAGGGAGTGCAGAAAGACAGACCATATGCACAAAGGCTGGTCCTGAGCATAAGCAGCTCTACAGCAGTTGAAACTGGCCTAAAAAACCTTGACAGGAGCTGTGCTATCCCTTGTGAGCTTGCACCTCTCTGTCTTCTGCTCCATTACACAGTACACACTGGCAGCATCACTTCTTCAGGTTCCTCAGCAAGCTGTGCAGAAAAAGGTGTTATCAATACACATTACCACCAGTGATGTTGACTGGCAACTTTTATGGGAATTCTATATAACCCATCTACGAGACAATGTTGGCATCTTGTTGGGCCAAAACACGTTCAGCCATGGGTTTCTCTCATTCCTCTCCTTCAGCAGTTCCTCTCTACAGAGCTTAGAATGACTGTGCACAAATGGAATGACTGGATGTTCAAGAAGGCTTGAGCTGCAGTAACAGCCTCAGCTTCTGCTGATCTGGGTTCATCTGCCTTGATGATGCCATTGCTCTGTTCTGCAAAGATCCCTGCACCTGGAAGTGCTTACCTTGGCTGCTTCTGCACTCTCATTAGCAAAGAGACTCCAGTGAAATGAAGCACAAAAGAACAGAAGTGCGTGTTTTCAGGTACCAGTCACAAAGAGAGTAACCCCTGGATGGCCAAGGTGTAACAAGAGAACAGCACAAAACACTGGACAGAGGAACCTCCCTTTCACTGATACCTTTGCCCCTACGCTTCTGCCAATGCAGGGAGCAAGGGCAAATGAGATGCTGGGAAAAGATGAAACTAATAACAGGTGCCAAAAAGCTGTCACACAGGATCAGActaaaaagcattttgtttccttttctggcTGTGGCAATAACCAGGAGTAAGGAAAGGAACAGAATGAGATACATGTGTATCCTGCACAGTTTGAGCTTTCACTACCATTTACCCTCCCCGCTGAATGGACCGGCAACTTTCTGAGCTGCCAGCCAAGCCCAAACTGTGGTGGTTGATCATCATTCTGGAATTTGTCTGCTTTCAATTTCTCTAGCCCACCTTCAAAGATATTTGTTGTCTGTCTTGACAACCACTGTGGGAATGTACCATATgctcattatttctttttgtttaagCCTTCAATGCGTTCCTGTCAGTGTTGTCTGGCTTTAGCTGTCTCCTGCACTTAGTGCTATGTCAGTcttcaaaaggagaaaaggagataaCAGACCGTCCATGTCACACCTGCAGTGTACATTAGGTTGTGATAAGGGGTTTTGTGCTTGCTGTTGCCAACCTCCAGAGCTTCCACAAAGGACACCAGGGCAGAAATGAGGTTTtgaggaaaacagcacagaattacaaagaaaattatCACCTTTCATGGCTAGTATTTGGAGGGGGAGCATTTGGATCAGGGGCCCCAAAGAGCAGTGTCTACTTCACAAATAATTAACAGCTGCACCTGGGGTCTCAagcttccctctgctcccctcacaACCCACTGGGACAGATCTCTGCTTTATTACTCACAACCAATATTTTCTAAGGAAACAATTCTGACCAGTTATCTTCTTCAAACGTGTCTCATCTGACCTGAAGAAGCAGGAGTTAGAGGTTTGCAAGCCCTTCCAGCCAAAGTGAGCGGGGACCCCGGGGCAGTGAAAATGTCAACAGTGGCCAGGACAAGAGATTATCTTGTCCTGTGTGGGGAGAACAGCCAGGATTTGAGAGCAATGTTTCTGCCATCCAAATCTAAGCCTCTTTAAAGGTGCAGGAGAAGAGACATTGCATTTGTGTCTGCAAACCTCCCTAACAATCCAAACTCCTCTCTTTTGCTTGTACGCTTGAGAGTCCTAGCAATCTCATGAGAAGGACACCGTCATCCCCACAGGATCAAACACAGTATTTTCCATGGGGAAGCCTGTTTGGAACACTGCCTCCTACATCATGGTGCCCTAATGTAACTAAATGTACAATTCAAATGACATTTGGTCTTGTTGATggcaaaaaaaagagattattttaaCTTTCTAGGGGAATTACTGCATTCATTTTGGATAAGAACTTCAAAGAAAACATACTGCCAACAATGAAGTGAGCTTGCCATCCAGAAGAAATTAGATACAAATCTCAATCCATGCCAGGATTTCATCTATGCTTTTCTTCAACAGAAAGCAAaggacatttattttttattcacgTGCTTGTCTCCACAACTTCAGAGCTTTGTTCTTTAGGAAGCTGGGCTGTACTTAACAAATAGAGGGGAGCCATCAGTTGCCATGGGCACTGCTTAGCTCTGGTGTTACTTGCAGGCACAAACTATTGTACTGCCCAGGGAAAGGTTATCCATCTCTAGAAGTCTCACGGCACATAAGGTGAGAACTCTGCCTTATTGCTGTGACTGAAAGAATGACTAACAAATAACTATTACTATGGTAATGATATTATAGCTGGTGGTTCTTTAGCAAAGTCTCTGAGTAATAGAAGAACTGTAGGGGTGAGTTTTTATTGCTACTTGTTAGCTGTgcatggagaaagaaaattgccttaggaaaattctgagactttTCTGAGAGCTGTTTCATAGCAGCTCTCACTTGCCTTTCTTTCTCATAAATGCACACAGTGTGAACTGTGAAAACAACATAGATTATGTCAACTAGTTTGTTTTCCTAGACTAGACTGACACTGTAAGTTTTTATTGCTTTAGCAGGAAAGAGAatttcaagcagaaaaaaataaatctaataaTCTATTCAGAGAAGCCATAAGCCACCATTATCCAGTAGTATCACTGAGACGCCTCTATAATGCATAATCCATAACAGTAAGAGTGATGCCAGACTGCACTTTCCTGAATGAAATGAGAATGAACCATAAACACTCACATGAATCTTTGGGGGGATATCTCATTACTGCAGGAGATAATGGCCAATATTGCATgcaattttctggttttaaatgaTAGTAAACTGTCAGTAAGAGCCTAATACTAATAAGAAACCATTCCTTTGCCAGAAGGATTGCTCCTTGTAGTTTATCCCGTGTTCCCTGCAGTATATGTTTTCTATAACAATTCTGCTGAAGCTGAAAAACAATATGTGATTGCATGCTGTATTGTTATAATTTGAGCCCCTGGGTACTGTGTTAGTGATGAGATTTCCTTTAAGCACTACTCTTTTATAGTTCTTTCAAAAAGATTATCTGCCTCCAATTTCCCCAGAGAATTTTAATTGTTAAGAGTACAGCCTCTACCAAATGCTGTTGATTCAAGCAGTCAATTGAATCACAACAAAGGTGTTAAAGAGGTAGCATGGTGTGAGTGCAGTAAGATacagttttaaatttatttttttttctctcacacTGAATTTGCCCGTGATCTTGGACAAGTCTTTGAACTGCCCTCTTTCTAGGGTATGCTAAGACATGTTTATAGAATCTCAGAATGATCATCAAGGTTGAAAGAGACATTCAGATCATCCAGTCCATGTGTCCACCTAGCACTGCCACTGTAACACCTAACCCACATCGCCCAGAGCCAGAGGCCTCATCAacaccccagggatggtgaccccaccatctccctgggcagcctgtttcaatgCCTTAACACATTAACACTGATTTATTATCTTTTCTAATATGTAATCTGAATCTCCCCAGTTTCATCTTAAGGCCATTCCCTCTCGCTCTCTCACTGCAGGCCCGGTAGAAGAGACCGGTCCCACATggccacagcctcctttcaggggCTTGTAGAGAGCCATGAggagccccctgagcctcctcctctTGGAGGTTTCGTTTCCCCCTTGAGGGAAGAAGcctttccttgattttttcctCAGTCTTAACCTTCACCCACCAACCTGACTAAACTGTACTGAGACACCCTCCAGCCTTCTCTCTGGGCTGCCACTAATCTGTGGGACCGGCACTCGCCGATCGCAGAGACCTTTCCCACGCTGGCCCGCCCAGAGCTCCGGGAGGGTTGGGCGGAGGGCGGCGCTGAGGGCCGTGCCCGCCCTCCCGGGCCGGCGGTGCGGAAGCGCAGGCGGCCGGGGCTGCGTCCCCGCCGGACCCCGGGGGGCGGAGCGAGAGCCCGGGGACGGCGGCATCCTCCGGCGCGGCCATCGCCGGGCTGCTCCATGGAGAAGCGGGGCCCGGTGCTGCACATCGTGGTGGTGGGCTTCCACCACAAGAAGGGCTGCCAGGTGAGGGGGTGCGGGTGTCCCTCGCCTCTCCGCTCCGCTCCTGCTTCCTGCCGGCCCTCCCGCGGTCCCCTCCCCCGCGCCGAGCGGCGCCTGCCCGGCTGCGGGAGCCGCCGCCGGAGGGGCGCgtcccgcggggccggggggcttCGCTCTGCTCAGGGGGCGGTGAAGGACGGGCTGGGAGCCGGCGAGGCCCCGCTTGGCCGCGGCCTCCCCCGGCCGGGGGATGCCTGGCTGGGCCGTGACTCGGCTCGCCCCGGGCAGTTCGTGGTCATGGAGCTGCCTCCATTCCCGCCCCGCCTCGGCGCTCCGCCGGCAGCGAGGCGGAGCTCCGGGAGTGAGGGGCACCGTGGCACCGTGTCTGTTTCGAGTCGGGCGTGCTTGATGCGTTCAGGCAGAGAATCCTGAGGAAAAGACTCCAAATGGTGTTTTAATCTACCTTCCTCTATCCCTGCCGGCCCATCACTGA comes from Zonotrichia leucophrys gambelii isolate GWCS_2022_RI chromosome 2, RI_Zleu_2.0, whole genome shotgun sequence and encodes:
- the LZTFL1 gene encoding leucine zipper transcription factor-like protein 1 isoform X1, whose product is MAELGVNEHHQNEVVSYMRFARFKRGMCLKTVDSCFQDLKDSRLVEETFTVDEVIDMLDGLQSVVHSEVESELINTTYTNVLLLRQLFSQAEKWYLKLQTDVSDLENRELLDQVAEFEKSEYTSSNKKSTADPIKPKLAPLNEGGSELLNKTVAHLQEENEKLKTRLKTIETQATAALDEKSKLEKSLRDLQMIQGDQKNNANQDITELENKVAALKSQFEKTLNDTTANQKFLEEDLVTTKHDLLKVQDQLSTAEKELEKKFQQTAAYRNMKEILTKKNEQIKDLRRKLSKYESED
- the LZTFL1 gene encoding leucine zipper transcription factor-like protein 1 isoform X2; the encoded protein is MAELGVNEHHQNEVVSYMRFARFKRGMCLKTVDSCFQDLKDSRLVEETFTVDEVIDMLDGLQSVVHSEVESELINTTYTNVLLLRQLFSQAEKWYLKLQTDVSDLENRELLDQVAEFEKSEYTSSNKKSTADPIKPKLAPLNEGGSELLNKTVAHLQEENEKLKTRLKTIETQATAALDEKSKLEKSLRDLQMIQGDQKDITELENKVAALKSQFEKTLNDTTANQKFLEEDLVTTKHDLLKVQDQLSTAEKELEKKFQQTAAYRNMKEILTKKNEQIKDLRRKLSKYESED